The sequence below is a genomic window from Zootoca vivipara chromosome 9, rZooViv1.1, whole genome shotgun sequence.
GTTAATGAATGTGAGCACAAACACAGGTAAGAGGGTAAGAGTCCTGCTTTTGTTAATATGGCTTGTGGAAACAgaacatagtacagtggtaccttgcaagacgaaaataattcgtttTGGGGTCACTTTGTCTAGCGAGATTTTCGTCGtgcggaaacaaacggcagatggcaaaaaacccaaaaacgtcttgcgagacgcggctatagaaagcttcgtcttgcaaggcaacaaagaatcactagacgctttcgtctagcgagttttccgttgcgcaaggcattcgtctagcgaggtaccactgtatgcttagTATAATTGCAGGACAGGGAATTGGAAGTCCtcccaatttctttcttttcagccTCTTTTATATCTTACTTTCTTatggttcctttttctttttcctccttcttGTTATACTTACGTTTTGTTCTGTAATTTGAAGTTCCCTATCTCAAGATGAAGGGCCCTCTGTGAGGGACAAGGCAAAGAGGATCTCCCAGAGTGAGAGGCTGGGGGAAGAgtgggaagctcccaggtgagagctgggagggctcacttttttgtgtgtggaataagGGTTAAGACTGAATTTTGATAGAGGACATTGTaagttccttttcttttttttctcttcctttgctcATCTTTCCCCCGATCTTTTTCTTGTTTAAATTAGTGTGATTTTTATTGTATCTTATGTGGAAAACTTCCaataaaattgatttaaaaaaaagaacttagTATGCTCATTCTAATTGATAAATACTAAACTTAAGGAGCACACTGTAAAAATCCAGCAGTTCTGGCTGCTGGCACGTCTTTAGTGCTGAAGCTGGTGATGACAGAGTGGTCCTTTTGTACATGCATTCCTTCTCTGTGCACACCTGTCAGTCTGGAGATAAGTCAGTGAAGAATAACTTTTTTTGGAGCTGATGAACCTGTGTAATAGTAATCATCctcatcaaaccttttattggcatcgcatacaaacatccataacaaatcaatacagaattaccacctccccagtggcacaaaacattagccaaaagaaaagaggcaaagcagtcGATCGTCACATCTCTAGGTCTCCAGGGAGATCAGACGTCTGCAATGTGTTTTGACGACAGAAAACCAAATAGAGATATTTAGCGACTaacttggtgagctcctgatcattccctagtaatagaaaatgtatgaCCTCCAACTCTGGTTTTCATTTGGGGATGCAGAGTTGGTCTAGGAATTGCTGGAGGAGATCAGCATACAGCATATAGTTTACATTTAAGAACCATATGTGTAAGGGTTTCCACCAGGTGGTCTTCACATGGGCaaattctttctccttccaccatGCCGAGAACCTTCCCCAAAGGAGGTTTGATGGATTTGAGTTTGATGGATTAGAGGTAATAGTAATCATGAGTTGCTTAAGTTTGCAAGGGGAGGGGATTAGCTGCTATAGAAAATCTCATTTTATAGCGAGGGTTTGTGAACTGAAGCCTTGTAACTTAGAGGTCCCATTAGCTGCAGTCAAGATGTCTTAAATCTTTAACAGCAGGAAATGGAATTTTGCAGTGTTGATTACATTCAAGAACAGTGAAGTACAACCCTTTAACACTTGTTGAATGAATAAAATTCTGTAAGTGGTAAAATGAGTATCAGATGGCATTGCCACCCACAGCAAGCTGTAAAATCTTTCTTAACAAACTTGGTTTACTTCTTAGGGTAGCATGGCTTCCTAGTAGTTCATATAAATATTGTTTTGTTCTCCCTACTACAGATTATCAAGAAAGAAGGAATAGGGACAGAATCACCCATGATAGGTGATAAAGTGACTGTTCACTATAGTGGGTGGCTTCTAGATGGCACAAAGTTTGACTCAAGCCGGGACAGAAAGGACAAGTTCTCGTTTGACTTCGGCAAAGGTAGTGTGTTCTATGCCTGGTACACAATAACATGATCTCTtcaatagcattaaaaaaaaaagatgcattgCATATTCCATATTGAACGATGATCCTCTTCTTAACTTGCAGTGTAAAATGTTCGTTGTCCTATGCTTTTGTAGAGAATTGTCTTCTCATTATGGGAACAGAATTTAATTGTTATGTGGTTTCATAAATACAGTTGAATAGAAGCCACAATAACATATGCAAGTTCACTTTCACCCTTGTTGTTTGTCGGGAATGCCACACAGGCTATTTTCACTTGTTGCTCTGTTACATAGAAATGTAGCAAGCTAATGCGTTGAGTATAAATTGTTAGGCACAACTACAGTTTGCACAAATATAAGtgttaaagataaaggtaaaggtacccctgaccattaggtccagtcgcagatgactttggggttgcggcgctcatctcgctctataggcagagggagccggtgtttgtccgcagacagcttccgggttatgtggccagcatgatgtaagccgcttctggcgaacgagagcagcgcacagaaatgccatttaccttcctgccaaagcggtacctatttatctactagcactttgatgtgctttcgaactgttggtgggcaggagttgggactgaacaatgggagctcaccccgtcgcggggattcaaaccgccgaccttctgatcagcaagccctaggctctggtttagaccacagcgccacctgccacAAATATAAGTGTAATGAAGTACAATATGTACAAAAAGCTGCTTTGGCTAGGGACAGTTTTGAGCATAGAAGTGATGAGGTTCTTAAGGTGAACCCAAGTACTTTCCCTCAGCAGAGTTCCATTTTTTATGTTTACTGCCTCAAATACATGTCTGGATCTCTGCAGAGGTAAAAGCGGCTTGGATGGAGGATGGTTAATTGGGGCAGGAAAAACAGCTTTCTGGGACAGAGTTAAGTACCTATTCCACCCTGCTGCCATGGAGATGAGGTTCCATTGATGGAGAAAGGAAGTATTCAGCCGTACAAGTGTCAAAGAGGTTTCCTGGTTCTTTAGTTCAGTTGGAGTTTGTGACCTGCTTTGGGGCTTATTCCTGCAATGTCTTTGCTTTTTGCTAGCAGAGAGAATGTGAATAAATGACTACTGGTGAATAAATGACTACTGATTACAGGTGCTTGCTTTTTAGTAACGTGGCCAAATTTTTCTTTTTAGGTGAAGTCATCAAAGCTTGGGACATTACTGTGGGAACTATGAAAGTTGGAGAACTTTGTCAAATAACTTGCAAACCAGAATATGCCTATGGCTCTGCTGGCAGTCCCCCTAAAATACCTCCCAATGCCACACTGATTTTTGAGGTAAGTCAGAGAGGCTATTCTTTCATCTGTAGCAGAAGCAGGACAACTGCTGTCCCCAGTGGCTGTACATGTTTGCCAAGGCTAAAAGCTGAGCAGCTTGCGCCAAAGGCAGCAGAATCAATGAGTCCCTGTAGATATGGAACTTGGTTGGCGAAAGCAGAACAATATTTGAAGAGTACAGGCCCTGTATTTCTTACCTTTGTTGTAAGAAATGAAATAATAGATTTATTCATTCAACTTTACTGCTTTAGGTATAAAACCAAAttcagaaataaaacagaaaagatGACCAATTGATAGAGTAAAAGACCTCAATGTAATTAAAACATAgaaccttagagttggaagggacccaagggtcatcaagtccaaccccctgcaatacaggaatctcagctttggtttaagaaatGTCTTCAAAATGTCTTTCCAGTAAAAATGGTTTAGTCAGTCATACAAACTGCAAGAGAAGCTGCTGGAAAGAGAATTCAGTTTGAGGGCGCTGCCTTCCTACACCTGCACATGAAGCAGAACTGATGGTCTTAGCATGTGGTAATGGAAAGGGACTCAAGTGGGAAGAGGCATTCTCCTAGGTACCCATTCCAAAATTGTGGTAGCTGAATACTCCTTTCATAGTTCTGATCAGTGGACTGGCTTTTCAAGAATtcattggttttttttcttgttcatttttattttaacttcatTTGGTATCGTACCTGTTCAAATTATCTGTttcaattccccaccccaccccccaccccggttttAAAGGAGAGTTAGTTAAatctttactactactactactactactactactgcctcTTCAGTTAATGCTACTTTTCCTCCTACTTTTGTGTGATAAAGTCAACCCTTCCGAATTTCACCATGGGCTAAATCTGAATTTGCATTATTTTTTCATTCCTCTAGATAGAGCTGTTTGAGTTCAAGGGTAAAGACCTCACAGATGATGAAGATGGTGGAATAATCCGAAGAATTCGTAAGAAGGGAGAAGGCTACTCCAAACCTAACGAGGGAGCTATGGTGGAGAGTAAGTACCGTAGCAGTAAAAAGATGATGGATGGGGATGTTGATCTGGAATTTTAGTGTACTGTTACTTCTTGTTGACTGTATTGCAAGCCATCTTGTGAATGCATCCTAAAAGTCATGGTATGGCTCTATTAAGTAACTATACCCCCCGTCTCCTCTCATACCATGCTAGATAATCATGCTTAGTATTGATATAGTGCTTTAAACTGTTGAGAGAGGATAATATATAATATCCCAGTAATCCCGTCTAAACATGCCATTTTTTTTGTATCAGTTGAGGTGGAAGGTCGGCATGGAGACAGACTATTTGACAAACGGGAGCTGCGGTTTGAAgtaggagagggagaaaactatGACCTTCCTCCTGGCGTGGACAAAGCACTTCAGAAAATGGATAAGTTGGAAGAGTCCGTGGTGTATCTCAAGCCCAGGTATACGCCTTGCTTTGAAGCAGTCCTGACACACCACTTTCTTTTGTGCATGAGGCACACTCTATTATTGCCACTGCAAATGGACTCAGCTTTGGGGATTGGGTATATCTGTCAGCACTCTTATGAGGTTGCTTATCTAGAGGTGGGTGATGTGATGCCTTTCAAAGGAGGAAAAACAAGCAGATCTGGATCTTAGAAGCGTCTCATTTCTTTCACAGCTATGGTTTTGGAAGTGCTGGGAAACCAAAATTTCAGATCCCTCCAGATGCAGAGCTACAGTATGAAATCAAACTTAAAAGCTTTGAAAAGGTAAGTAAAGGAGGGGTTTCTTTTAATGAAAAGGAGATAGAGGGTTCACATTCATCCATCCATGACAGGATGTGCATGGTGAAAGAAATAGAAATGTATTACAATAACTTGCATAAAATGAAGCTACAATATATTTTCccaacttttattatttttactgatttAAACTTGTTTGTTCCATGTGAAATTACTATTGCTTTTTGTTGTAATATTATACCTGGAGAGGGTTAGGGTGGGGATGGTTTTAAAAATCCGCTGCTACAACCTTTGGAATCCCTGGTGAAGGGTGGGAATGGCCTCATcctgtttggggggtgggttttTGATACTGCCAGCTATGCACATCGTTCCACAATGGAAAGCCACAGCACATCAAAAGGCTTCATGGAGAGTAGCATTGAAAGGGAATGCCAGAATCTCAATAGCGGGTAACAGCTTTTCAGCTTTTGTAGTCAGTCAGGAACGTTTCCCTCACTCTCTCTCCCGCAGTGTTTTCACCAGGGTGAAGTATGTCATTAAActgtgatcatgcctcttgcttgcctgcattgTTGAATGGAAGggtatgttgtgtgtgtggggtgCTATTGTGTGGTTGGAATGTATTCTGCTGTACAAAAGGCAAGAGTCACATTTCAGAATTTGTCTAAAAACTGGAAGAAAGGGAGATTGGTAGATCtccctgggaaaggaattccacaACTGCCTTATCTATCACACATAAAATTAAATTGTATGATATGACAGTTGtcaaatttaggctgcaatcctgtagtTGTATATCTTGGAGCAACTGCTATTGAACTCGgtaggacttctgagtaaacatggttgcAATTGCACTGTTAAGTAATAATATATCTGTCAGAGATggctgcggctactcttgagtaaagacgttccactccgtcttgtctttcggagttttattgtgcatactatttacagtgcaagaacatcagcaaacatgactgctcagtccgtgtcagaaccccgcaatggcttcttGCGGGTTTtcgcccagcataaaagcctgggcaccccaaagcgccgccccctgGCCCTACGGGTGGGCATGAGCCTCAATTTGGGCGTCGGAGGGAATGGTCACCTTCCTGACTGCCCTATGTCTGAAAGCTCTCAgtgctcttcctccctctctccactccactaacttcctcattcctttctcctgactcgctgcttgtgctgacGCTGGGCGAGGAGCTGGTGAAGATGattggtgggggctctctgtagagAGACCCCGCTGACAAAATCCTTGAAATATTATCATCTCACATTTCAAATCAGTAGTTTCTGATTTGAGCTTTCAATTTTATCTTGCTTGctgtttccattttcttttgccgCATCGTCAGTGTGTGCTTTATGCCCAGCAGTAGAGGCAGTAAACTGACGTGTGTATCTGCTTGCCTGGTGTCTCCACTTTACGCTTCTATACAGTTACATGCCATTCTTCCATAGACGCCTTGTCTTCAAAAAAGCACCCTGTTGATTGGTTTCTTTTTTATCTGGACAGGCTAAGGAGTCGTGGGAAATGAACACCAGTGAAAAGCTGGAACAAGGGTCCATTGCAAAGGAAAAGGGTACTCAGTATTTCAAAGTGAGTGTAATAGGGGATTTCAAACACCCCTGGCAGATACTGAAGTAATGTTGAGTGTGCCATATCTTTTGATTTGCATTCCTCTGAAATTGTGGTATGGGTATATGATTGGAATTAGGATTATTCATGATTAAAAGAACAGTATGTTGGAGTAGAGGGAAACTGTTTACAATGCTGAAACTCGCTTATAGCTACCATAGTCATAAAAGTGAGGCCCATAGTTTCACTAGCTTGTTCTAGTGCCCCCAAACCTACCTGAGTGTGACGTACAACAAAGTTTTCAAAGGTTTATTAATCTATATTGTACTTTGCctacagccagggccgtcttacccataggtgctaggggtgcggggcacccaggcgccgggctctcagtggcaccaggccaagagtccagggCTCGAGAGTTGAGGCAGGGGAAGAGTCGCCCGTCGGTTGGAGTGCCGCAATGGGTTCTTCTGCGCTGTGAGttcgggggcgaccgagccaTTGAGACGCTGAGGTGGCCGGCCAGTtccgccctcctgcgcgcctgggactgggcaacctgggggggggggcaccgggcagatctttgcaccccggcgccgcatttgcttaagacagccctgcctatGGCAGTGAAATTTCTGGCACCTGTTGGATAGGCTGAGATGATAGCATAAAATATAAATACTACAACTTcaaaaggaatacagtggtgcctcgcttaacgaatgccctgcttaactaaatttccgcttattgaaaggattttttgagcggaggttgcctcgctagacgaattcgttttatgaaaaattcgtctagcgaatcgcggtttcccataggaatgcattgaaattcaattaatgcattcctatgggcaaaaaaaataaaaaaaatcaatgcattcctatgggattcgctagacgaatttttcgttataagaaaagacccgtggaacgaattaatttcgtctagcgaggcactactgtaaaGCTGTCAACATTTGTACTCCATTGAGGGAAGACAGGTTAACTCCTGTGCCCCTACAGCAGAAGGCAGGGCTTAAAATCTTCTGATATTAAGAGACAAGGAATAGTCCTCTCCCACTCAGCTAATTCTTGCCTTCTAGATAGAAGCTTTTGTGGCCTTATAGGCCATATACTCCCTCCACTGTCTTTTTAACTAGAGGCCACTCTAAATAGATACAAGTCCCTCATTCAGCATAGGTAGCAAGGATTTCCCCATGGTACAAGGAGTGATACAGTTAGTTGtcctaggggggggggcatccagccAGATGGTATGGCAGCCCAAGTAGCCATCATCTTCATTTTTATAAGGTGAGAGAGGACCAGGATCAGAACAGGGAGCCCCTTTAATGGGCCTTGAGCATTCTGTTTCCTCATCTTCTCTGACCCCATGGAATCATATGGAATCACCATAGGTGAATCTAGGGTGCTTTTGATCTTACTCAGAATTGGGCATAAAGGTGGGAGATCCCACAAAGCAGTATGAGATTCCCTTGAATTCTCTTCTTATAGCCTGTAAATTCCTACTGGCATCAGGTCAGTCTGAAACAGTGTGGGAATCTGTCTAAGCATTGGGACTCCTGGCAAACTCACAGCTATCCAGCAAGAATGTAAAAGATGCATGTACTGACAAGAGGCCATCCCAGTAGGGGAGCCACTACTAAGCAATACTACCccatctggttttttttaaaaaaataatgttttaattcATTGATGCAAAAATGTTTTGGAGAGCAATGATAGCCCTTTCCCTTACACCCCTATGCTGTGTGTCAGGGACCTATTCACTTTGGTCTTCTGTGCCAGAGCCTAGAAGTGTGTCATTTAAGGTCCCGAACATTGCCAACAAGGCTGAACAGTTGAGGAACGTACACTACTCTGCTTCTGTGGCAATTATTTTTTTAGTTGGTCAACGCAACCAAATGTTAAGCAGTTggaagtcagaaatccttgctgacTTACTGCAAATGATCCAGAGATCTACTAGTAAATCCTAATGTACCTTTTATCTACCCTGATCTACACTGTAAGGTGGGTTAGCGTTAAGTGCCACTCTGTCCATTATGCAATGAGAAACTAAGGAGTCAAGGAATATATCATAAAATAATTGCCATGAGTGCTAGGGAAGAGGTGGGTGCAACAAGAGATAGATAAGCAATATGTTGAGCTGAGCTACTcattatagcagggatggggggaaaatgtgtccctccagatgttggattccaaccTCTGTCAGCCAGTTGTCAGAGATGATAAGTGTGATAGTCTAGCTTTCCTGAGACACCTGTTAATGCTTCCTTTCCATAATCACAGTTGAGGTAGAATCCACGTTCTGCCCAACTAACCATGCGCGGCTACCTGCAACTAAAGCTACATTAGAATTTTTGCCCTATTTTAGCTTCAGTT
It includes:
- the FKBP4 gene encoding peptidyl-prolyl cis-trans isomerase FKBP4; the encoded protein is MTAEEGKAEAMSAAPPPQEAEAAAVDVTPGLDGGVLKIIKKEGIGTESPMIGDKVTVHYSGWLLDGTKFDSSRDRKDKFSFDFGKGEVIKAWDITVGTMKVGELCQITCKPEYAYGSAGSPPKIPPNATLIFEIELFEFKGKDLTDDEDGGIIRRIRKKGEGYSKPNEGAMVEIEVEGRHGDRLFDKRELRFEVGEGENYDLPPGVDKALQKMDKLEESVVYLKPSYGFGSAGKPKFQIPPDAELQYEIKLKSFEKAKESWEMNTSEKLEQGSIAKEKGTQYFKEGKYKRAALQYKKIVSWLEHETGLSDAEEAKAESLRLAAHLNLAMCHLKLKEYSQALENCNKALELDSSNEKGLFRRGEAELAVNDYELARGDFQKVLQLYPSNKAAKAQLIICQQKIREQHEREKKLYANMFQRLAGKEAKVEADAVCREETEMKDDKQNGVEEKADGVEA